In the genome of Planococcus donghaensis, the window CCACTTTTGTGCGAACCTGCCATAGGATGGCCCCCAATAAAAAGGTGATTTAGCTTTTTAGAAGCTTCCATGATTTGCAATTTTGTACTTCCCGTGTCTGTCAAAATAACATCGTCTTTTAAATTCCAATACTTACTTTGCTCCATCAACTTGATCGTTGCACCCACTGGTGTGGCAAAAACAATAACATCGGCTTCCGCTGCAGCTTGCTCAAGTGATGGCGGTGAACTATGTATGATACCCATTTTAAAAGCTTTTCGTGCAGTTAATGCACTTGAATCATAGCCTGCAACATGGATATCTTCGTTGCGTTGAAGCGCTTTTGCCAATGATCCACCGATCAAGCCTAATCCGATGATTAGTATGTGTTTAGTCACTTTGAAATCACCTGGCTTTTTGCTGATAGATCCGGACGCAATTTTGTCGCTTCATTTAAGTAGACATGATGAATCTTTTTCTGCTCTAACTCTGTATTCACATGCATCATGACACGGATGCACAAAGGCATACTGCCAGGAACGTCCATTTCATGTGTGCACATGACTGGCACAAAATTCCAATCTTCTATTGTTCGCACGGCTTTTGCAGGAAAAGCTGACGAAATATCAGTTGTCGTCGAAATGATGACTGAAGCGACATCGTCCGGTTCAATTTTGTTTTCTCTGGCCATTTCCAAAACAAGACGTTTTGTTTCGTTTAGCACTTCTTCCGCCTGATCTGCCGAAACCGTAATTGCCCCTCTTACTCCACGTATCATGAAATCACTTCTCCTATCTGTGAAACTAATTTTTCGTATGCTGCAAAGGCACGCTGTTCATCTACTTTATCCACATATGGATGACCTGTTTGTTCCAGAAGAACAAAATTCAGTTCTCCTTTTGATGACTTTTTATCTTTTTTCATATATGGCAATAATGCTTCAAATTGAATTTTCTTTAATAAGTAAAGCGGGTAATTGTTGACCTTTGCCCACTGGATAAAAGCAGCTAATTTCTGATGCTCTGATAACAATAATGCATAAGACATTCCGAGAACGACTGCTTCACCATGTGTAATTTTACCGTAACCAAGATGACCTTCTAGTGCATGAGCTAAGGTATGACCAAAATTCAAGTATTTCCGGACCCCACCTTCAAATTCATCTTCTTCAACAATCGCCGCTTTTACAGCAATTCCTTTTTCTAAATGACGGTTCAATTGATCTTCTGTCAACAGACTAAAATCTTCGATTGCTAATAGTTCTGATAGCCACTGTTCATTAGAGATAAAAGCGTGTTTGATCACTTCAGCCATTCCAGAACGAACTTCTCCAGGTGGTAAAGTGCTTAATAACCCACTGTCATACAAAACAGCTTTCGGTTGATAAAATGTCCCAATCATATTCTTACCTAACTCGTGATTGATCGCTGTTTTTCCGCCCACTGCACTATCATGTGCCAAGATTGTTGTCGGTAGCTGGATAAAGGGTACGCCGCGCATAAATGTCGAAGCGACAAATCCTACAACGTCTCCTGTAGCTCCTCCGCCAAATGCTAATAATAACGAATTTCGAGAACAGCTTTCAGATAGAAGAAAGCTGTGGCAGGCCATAAAGGTCTCCACAGATTTCGCACTTTCCCCAGCTGGAATCGTTAATACACGAATGTCCCAATCCGTTAAATAATTCAACAAATATTGCAAATGAAGCTCGGCCACTTTTTCATCTGCGATAACCACAATCTGGTCAGCCGCATCTAGTAAAGGCCGATAAGTATCCGCAAACAAATCGAATGCTCCAGCACCAATATGGACAAGATAAGGATGATCAGCTTCGACCTGCAATTGCTTCATGCTTAAAACTCCTTCGTGTAATTCATGTAGTTTTTCAAATTATCAACCAATCGCGGCATTTGGTCAGCATCAAACTGATCTAATAATGCATTTGCCACTTCCCAAGCTACAACATGTTCAGCAACAATTGAAGCTGCCGGTACTGCACAACTATCTGAACGTTCAATACTTGCTTGGAATGGTTCTTTTGTTTCAATATCTACACTTTTTAGTGGTTTGTATAAAGTAGGAATCGGCTTCATTACACCTCTTACAATAATTGGCATGCCAGTCGTCATACCACCTTCAAATCCACCTAAATTATTTGTGTTACGCGTATAACCATTTTCTTCGTCCCATAAGATTTCATCATGAACTTCACTACCAGGTTTTCTCGCCATTTCAAAACCTAAGCCGAACTCGACGCCTTTAAAAGCATTAATGCTCATAATAGCAGCAGCAAGCTTCGCATCTAACTTCCGATCATAATGAACATAGCTCCCGATACCTGCTGGCATACCTTCTACGATAACTTCTACTGTGCCTCCAATAGAATCCCCATTTTTCTTCGTTTGATCGATTAAATCAGTCATTTCTTTTGTGACCGATGGATCAGCACAATAAACAGCATCATTTTCAACGATTTCGCGAATTTCATCTGCCGACTTTCCAATATAACTTTCAGGATTTACTTTAATCCCACCAATTTCCGTAACGTGAGAAACAATTTTGATGCCAAGTTCTGCTAATAATTGTTTCGCAACTGCCCCAACTGCTACTCGTACAGTTGTTTCACGTGCTGACGAACGTTCTAAGACATTTCGAAGGTCACGGTGACCATATTTCATCCCACCGTTTAAATCGGCATGACCTGGACGTGGACGTGCTATTTGACGTTTCACTTCTTCCGTTTCTTCAATTGGTTCAATGCCCATAATTGATGTCCAATGTTTCCAATCGTCATTTTTGACGACTAAAGCGACAGGAGAACCTAAAGTTTTGCCGTGTCGAACGCCAGAAACAATTTCAACCGTATCTTTCTCGATTTGCATTCTTCTGCCGCGTCCGTGTCCGCCTTG includes:
- the aroC gene encoding chorismate synthase, whose protein sequence is MRYLTAGESHGPQLTAIIEGLPAQLPLTAEMINKELKRRQGGHGRGRRMQIEKDTVEIVSGVRHGKTLGSPVALVVKNDDWKHWTSIMGIEPIEETEEVKRQIARPRPGHADLNGGMKYGHRDLRNVLERSSARETTVRVAVGAVAKQLLAELGIKIVSHVTEIGGIKVNPESYIGKSADEIREIVENDAVYCADPSVTKEMTDLIDQTKKNGDSIGGTVEVIVEGMPAGIGSYVHYDRKLDAKLAAAIMSINAFKGVEFGLGFEMARKPGSEVHDEILWDEENGYTRNTNNLGGFEGGMTTGMPIIVRGVMKPIPTLYKPLKSVDIETKEPFQASIERSDSCAVPAASIVAEHVVAWEVANALLDQFDADQMPRLVDNLKNYMNYTKEF
- the aroH gene encoding chorismate mutase, with the protein product MIRGVRGAITVSADQAEEVLNETKRLVLEMARENKIEPDDVASVIISTTTDISSAFPAKAVRTIEDWNFVPVMCTHEMDVPGSMPLCIRVMMHVNTELEQKKIHHVYLNEATKLRPDLSAKSQVISK
- the aroB gene encoding 3-dehydroquinate synthase; its protein translation is MKQLQVEADHPYLVHIGAGAFDLFADTYRPLLDAADQIVVIADEKVAELHLQYLLNYLTDWDIRVLTIPAGESAKSVETFMACHSFLLSESCSRNSLLLAFGGGATGDVVGFVASTFMRGVPFIQLPTTILAHDSAVGGKTAINHELGKNMIGTFYQPKAVLYDSGLLSTLPPGEVRSGMAEVIKHAFISNEQWLSELLAIEDFSLLTEDQLNRHLEKGIAVKAAIVEEDEFEGGVRKYLNFGHTLAHALEGHLGYGKITHGEAVVLGMSYALLLSEHQKLAAFIQWAKVNNYPLYLLKKIQFEALLPYMKKDKKSSKGELNFVLLEQTGHPYVDKVDEQRAFAAYEKLVSQIGEVIS